In one Gopherus evgoodei ecotype Sinaloan lineage chromosome 1, rGopEvg1_v1.p, whole genome shotgun sequence genomic region, the following are encoded:
- the C1H2orf49 gene encoding ashwin, protein MAAQGGGGRMDSDLLLHPELLSQEFLRLTLEQKNILVDNNAKIDKDGLTNLYVQHAIPLPQRDLPKSRWGKMMEKKRELNETKNDRKSVTTVEGLRKRPLIVFDGSSTSTSIKVKKTENGATDRLKPPTAGITADTFRRSSVPSNASTYIPASSLSQEAKLETRKNEAKQNSVPVTNSILANLKLPPLTSVAGAAVVKLKRAAPKEESESANDLKPTEAKKKIQHVTWP, encoded by the exons ATGGCGGCGCAGGGGGGTGGCGGGCGGATGGACTCGGACCTGTTGCTGCACCCGGAGCTGCTGTCGCAGGAGTTCCTGCGGCTCACCCTGGAGCAG AAGAACATACTAGTTGACAATAATGCAAAGATCGACAAAGATGGCCTCACTAATCTCTATGTTCAACATGCCATACCATTGCCTCAGCGGGACTTACCTAAAAGTAGATGGGGGAAAATGATGGAAAAGAAAAGGGAgctaaatgaaacaaaaaatgatCGTAAAAG TGTTACAACTGTGGAAGGCTTACGGAAACGGCCACTAATTGTATTTGATGGCAGTTCAACAAGTACAAGTATAAAAGTGAAAAAGACAGAAAACGGAGCTACTGATCGCCTAAAACCTCCTACAGCTGGAATCACTGCTGATACTTTTAGGAGATCATCTGTTCCTTCAAACGCCTCAACATACATTCCAGCCTCCAGTTTATCACAGGAGGCTAAACTGGAAACTAGGAAGAATGAAGCTAAACAGAACAGTGTTCCAGTGACTAATAGCATATTGGCTAATCTGAAGTTGCCACCTTTGACCTCTGTAGCAGGAGCTGCTGTTGTGAAATTAAAGAGAGCAGCTCCAAAAGAAGAATCTGAATCAGCG